A single window of Nitrospira sp. SG-bin1 DNA harbors:
- the rplL gene encoding 50S ribosomal protein L7/L12 (present in two forms; L12 is normal, while L7 is aminoacylated at the N-terminal serine; the only multicopy ribosomal protein; 4:1 ratio of L7/L12 per ribosome; two L12 dimers bind L10; critically important for translation efficiency and fidelity; stimulates GTPase activity of translation factors), with amino-acid sequence MSQEELIKAIESMSVLDLAELVKGLETRFGVTAAAPVAVAAAPAAGGGAAAPAEEKTAFDVILASAPADKKIQIIKVVRELTSLGLKEAKDLVEGAPKPVKTGVAKEEADTMKKKLEESGAKVEVK; translated from the coding sequence TTGTCACAGGAGGAATTGATCAAGGCGATCGAGAGCATGAGCGTGCTCGATTTGGCTGAACTGGTGAAGGGGCTTGAGACGCGGTTCGGCGTGACGGCGGCGGCGCCGGTCGCGGTGGCGGCGGCTCCGGCGGCGGGTGGCGGCGCAGCCGCTCCTGCTGAAGAGAAGACGGCGTTCGACGTCATTCTCGCGTCGGCACCGGCCGACAAGAAAATTCAGATCATTAAGGTGGTGCGTGAGCTTACGAGCCTGGGTCTGAAGGAAGCCAAGGATCTCGTGGAGGGTGCGCCGAAGCCGGTCAAGACTGGGGTAGCCAAGGAAGAAGCTGATACGATGAAGAAGAAGCTGGAAGAAAGCGGTGCGAAAGTCGAAGTCAAGTAA
- a CDS encoding 50S ribosomal protein L1 — translation MGKKMNAAVTNVEPRVYGLREAVDTVKRSAYAKFDESVDLALRLGIDPKRSDQLVRGTASLPHGTGKKVRVLVFAKGEKEQEARQAGADYVGADDLMEKIKGGWMDFDCAISTPDLMASVGKLGKVLGPRGLMPNPKTGTVTFEVGKAVADIRKGRVEFKVEKAGIVHVPVGKVSFDPAKLYDNASAIIESVIKAKPASCKGRYLKSATISSTMGPGVKLDTVALTKQWS, via the coding sequence ATGGGAAAGAAAATGAATGCGGCGGTCACGAACGTCGAGCCGCGTGTCTATGGATTGCGTGAGGCCGTAGACACCGTGAAACGATCGGCCTATGCGAAATTCGACGAATCGGTCGATCTTGCGCTCAGGCTTGGCATCGATCCGAAGCGATCGGATCAATTGGTTCGAGGGACGGCTTCGCTTCCGCACGGGACGGGGAAAAAGGTCCGCGTCTTGGTATTTGCGAAGGGTGAAAAAGAGCAGGAGGCGAGGCAGGCGGGAGCCGACTATGTCGGAGCCGACGACTTGATGGAAAAAATCAAGGGTGGATGGATGGATTTTGACTGCGCCATTTCCACGCCGGACTTGATGGCTTCCGTAGGAAAGCTCGGGAAAGTGCTCGGCCCTCGAGGGCTCATGCCGAATCCGAAGACCGGCACCGTGACCTTCGAGGTGGGAAAGGCGGTTGCCGATATCCGAAAGGGACGGGTGGAATTCAAGGTTGAGAAGGCGGGCATTGTGCACGTGCCGGTTGGAAAGGTGTCTTTTGATCCTGCCAAGCTGTACGACAATGCCTCGGCCATAATCGAATCCGTCATCAAGGCGAAGCCGGCCTCGTGCAAGGGGCGGTATCTCAAGAGTGCTACGATTTCGAGCACGATGGGGCCCGGCGTAAAACTGGATACCGTTGCGCTGACAAAGCAGTGGAGCTAG
- a CDS encoding DNA-directed RNA polymerase subunit beta: MSETTLQEFVERKDFSRIRTNIDIPDLIEIQKRSYEEFLQFEVEPERRKDHGLQAALASVFPIPDYNNTAVLEFSSYTLGAPKYDERECLEQGMTFAVPLKLRVRLVVLDKEDKGPRKKVLDVREQEVYVGELPLMTERGTFIINGTERVVVSQLHRSPGASFTHDKGRTHASGKVLYSARIIPYRGSWLDFEFDARDILYVRIDRRRKMPATILLKAFGFSSDDLLKMYYPVEEIRVSKGKMFRKLDPEIHHGLRCSTEVMDKGGKEPLVREGARLTKGLIAKLKASGVKEIPLQPSELVGRAILTELVDSKKNKLAEKNQRLTAEIVEQIAESDVEEFKVIYLDMATATPVILDTLEMEKIGSKEEAMVEIYRRLRPGETPSVDTARALFDNLFLNSKRYDLSPVGRLKLNKKLGLDLPLEQRTLTAQDIVEVIRYLVNLKIGKGEIDDIDHLGNRRVRSVGELLENQFRLGLVRMERSIKERMNLLDMETVLPHDLINAKPVVAAVKEFFSSSQLSQFMDQTNPLAEITHKRRLSALGPGGLTRERAGFEVRDVHPSHYSRICPIETPEGPNIGLITSLATYARINQFGFIEAPYRKVVKGRVTDEIEFLSAIEGDKYIIAQANSKVDASGRLVSETVSCRHGGDFVLATPDKIEYMDVSPKQVVSVATALVPFLEHDDANRALMGSNMQRQAVPLITSESPLVGTGMEAVVARDSGYVIQARRAGVVESVDATRIVVRADSKDGKKGKDSGLDVYDLIKFQRSNQNTCITQTPVVRIGQPVKKGQVLGDGPAIDHGELALGKNVLVAFMPWGGYNFEDAILLSEKLVREDAFTSIHIEEFEVEARDTKLGKEDVTRDIPNVGEEALRNLDESGIIRIGAEVKPGDILVGKVTPKGETQLTPEEKLLRAIFGEKAGDVKDTSLTVPPGVEGIVVDVKIFSRKGLDKDERSKSIETDDQMKLQRDHHEELRIIDEEKTKKIRKLLLGKVVGRDLMDPESGDVILKKKGKLTAEILRRLPDDTVRHIILSDPDEQKELEDVERRAKEQIEILQTLYDEKVGRLKRGDELPPGVIKLVKVYIAMKRKIQVGDKMAGRHGNKGVVSRVLPEEDMPYLPDGTPVEIVLNPLGVPSRMNVGQILETHLGWAAKALGIKVASPVFDGAAEKEIKDLLKKGKLPVSGQAQLIDGKTGEPFGNPVTVGYMYVLKLHHLVDDKIHARSIGPYSLVTQQPLGGKAQFGGQRLGEMEVWALQAYGAASTLQEFLTVKSDDVPGRSRMYEAIVKGEPFLEPGLPESFNVLVKELQSLGLDVELVKTQD; the protein is encoded by the coding sequence ATGTCCGAAACGACTCTGCAAGAGTTCGTGGAGCGGAAAGATTTTTCCCGCATTCGAACCAACATCGATATTCCGGATCTGATCGAAATCCAAAAGCGCTCCTATGAAGAGTTCTTGCAGTTCGAGGTGGAGCCGGAGCGTCGAAAGGATCATGGGCTGCAGGCGGCGTTGGCCAGCGTGTTCCCGATTCCCGACTATAACAACACGGCCGTGCTCGAGTTTTCCAGTTACACCTTAGGGGCTCCGAAGTACGACGAGCGCGAATGTCTCGAACAGGGGATGACCTTCGCGGTTCCGTTGAAGCTGCGCGTTCGCCTGGTGGTGCTCGACAAGGAGGACAAGGGGCCTCGCAAGAAAGTGCTCGATGTGCGCGAACAGGAAGTCTACGTCGGTGAATTGCCGCTCATGACCGAGCGGGGGACCTTTATCATCAACGGGACCGAGCGCGTCGTCGTCAGTCAGCTTCACCGATCACCGGGCGCGTCCTTTACCCATGACAAGGGTCGGACCCATGCGAGCGGCAAGGTGTTGTACTCGGCCCGGATTATTCCCTATCGAGGCTCTTGGCTCGATTTTGAGTTCGATGCCAGGGATATTCTCTATGTGCGGATCGATCGCCGCCGGAAAATGCCGGCCACCATTCTCCTGAAAGCCTTTGGTTTCTCGAGCGACGACTTGCTCAAGATGTATTACCCGGTCGAGGAAATTCGCGTGTCGAAGGGCAAGATGTTCCGCAAGTTGGATCCTGAAATCCACCACGGACTTCGATGTTCCACCGAGGTGATGGACAAGGGAGGCAAGGAACCGTTGGTGCGAGAGGGCGCCAGATTGACCAAAGGCCTGATCGCCAAGCTGAAGGCATCCGGCGTGAAAGAGATCCCCTTGCAACCGTCGGAATTGGTCGGACGCGCCATTCTCACGGAATTGGTTGACTCCAAGAAGAACAAGTTGGCGGAAAAGAATCAGCGGTTGACCGCCGAGATTGTGGAGCAGATCGCCGAAAGCGATGTGGAAGAATTCAAGGTCATTTATCTCGATATGGCGACCGCGACGCCCGTGATTCTCGATACCTTGGAGATGGAGAAAATCGGGTCGAAGGAGGAAGCGATGGTGGAAATCTACCGTCGCCTTCGTCCGGGTGAAACGCCCTCCGTCGATACGGCTCGGGCGTTGTTCGACAATCTGTTTCTGAATTCCAAACGTTATGATTTATCTCCGGTCGGCCGACTGAAGCTCAATAAGAAACTTGGACTGGACTTGCCTCTTGAGCAGCGGACTCTGACCGCTCAGGACATCGTCGAAGTCATCCGTTACCTCGTCAATCTGAAGATCGGCAAAGGGGAAATCGACGACATCGATCACTTGGGGAATCGACGCGTGCGATCCGTCGGTGAGCTCCTGGAGAATCAGTTCCGGCTGGGCTTGGTGAGGATGGAGCGAAGCATCAAGGAGCGCATGAATCTCCTCGATATGGAGACCGTCCTGCCGCATGACTTGATCAATGCCAAGCCCGTCGTGGCGGCCGTCAAGGAATTTTTCAGCAGCAGTCAGCTGTCGCAATTCATGGATCAGACCAACCCGCTGGCGGAAATCACGCATAAACGACGTCTGTCGGCCCTTGGACCGGGCGGGCTTACGAGAGAGCGGGCCGGGTTCGAAGTTCGAGACGTGCATCCGTCCCACTACAGTCGTATTTGCCCGATCGAGACGCCGGAAGGCCCCAATATCGGCTTGATCACATCGCTGGCCACCTATGCACGAATCAACCAGTTTGGGTTCATCGAAGCACCGTACCGTAAAGTCGTCAAGGGACGAGTGACCGATGAGATCGAGTTTCTGTCGGCGATCGAGGGCGACAAATACATCATCGCCCAAGCCAACTCCAAAGTGGATGCCTCGGGAAGACTGGTTTCGGAAACCGTCTCTTGCCGTCACGGTGGAGATTTCGTCCTGGCGACTCCGGATAAGATCGAGTACATGGACGTGTCGCCGAAACAAGTGGTGAGCGTCGCGACCGCGCTCGTGCCGTTTTTGGAGCATGACGACGCCAACCGTGCCTTGATGGGGTCCAACATGCAGCGCCAGGCGGTTCCTCTGATAACCTCGGAATCGCCGTTGGTCGGGACTGGGATGGAGGCGGTGGTTGCCCGGGATTCCGGGTACGTCATCCAGGCCCGCCGAGCCGGCGTGGTAGAGAGTGTCGATGCGACACGCATCGTGGTGAGGGCGGATTCGAAGGACGGCAAGAAGGGGAAAGATTCCGGACTGGACGTCTATGACCTCATCAAGTTCCAACGGTCGAATCAAAACACCTGCATTACCCAGACGCCGGTGGTTCGAATCGGCCAGCCCGTCAAGAAGGGGCAGGTGCTTGGAGACGGACCGGCGATTGACCATGGGGAGCTGGCGCTGGGCAAGAACGTCCTTGTGGCGTTCATGCCCTGGGGCGGATACAACTTCGAGGACGCCATCTTGCTCAGTGAAAAATTGGTGCGGGAAGATGCGTTCACGTCGATCCATATCGAGGAGTTTGAAGTCGAAGCCCGTGATACCAAGTTGGGGAAGGAAGATGTCACGCGGGATATCCCCAATGTCGGTGAAGAAGCGCTGAGAAATTTGGATGAAAGCGGGATCATACGTATCGGCGCCGAAGTGAAGCCGGGCGATATTTTGGTGGGGAAGGTGACACCGAAAGGTGAAACCCAGCTAACGCCGGAAGAAAAACTGCTCCGTGCGATCTTCGGTGAAAAGGCCGGTGACGTGAAGGATACCTCGTTGACCGTGCCTCCGGGAGTGGAAGGCATTGTGGTCGACGTCAAAATTTTCTCCCGAAAAGGACTTGACAAGGACGAGCGCTCGAAGAGCATCGAGACCGACGATCAGATGAAGTTGCAGCGGGATCACCACGAAGAGCTGCGGATCATCGACGAAGAAAAGACGAAGAAGATCCGCAAGCTGTTGCTCGGCAAGGTGGTGGGCCGCGATCTGATGGACCCGGAGAGCGGCGACGTCATCTTGAAGAAAAAGGGGAAGCTGACGGCGGAGATTCTCAGGCGACTGCCGGACGACACCGTGCGGCACATCATCCTGAGCGATCCCGATGAGCAAAAAGAGCTGGAAGACGTCGAGCGACGGGCAAAAGAGCAGATCGAAATCCTCCAAACGCTCTACGATGAAAAAGTGGGGCGCCTAAAGCGTGGAGATGAGCTGCCTCCCGGTGTCATCAAGCTCGTCAAGGTCTATATCGCGATGAAGCGCAAAATTCAGGTCGGGGACAAAATGGCCGGCCGACACGGCAATAAGGGAGTCGTATCTCGCGTTTTGCCGGAAGAAGACATGCCCTATCTGCCGGATGGGACCCCGGTGGAAATCGTGTTGAATCCTCTGGGTGTGCCGTCTCGTATGAACGTCGGGCAAATCCTGGAGACCCACCTGGGGTGGGCGGCGAAGGCTTTGGGCATCAAAGTGGCCAGCCCGGTATTCGATGGCGCCGCGGAAAAAGAGATTAAGGACTTGCTGAAAAAGGGGAAACTGCCGGTGAGCGGCCAAGCGCAACTCATCGATGGCAAGACGGGCGAGCCCTTCGGCAATCCGGTCACGGTCGGGTATATGTACGTGCTGAAACTCCACCATCTGGTGGACGACAAGATCCACGCACGGTCTATCGGCCCCTATTCTCTCGTGACCCAGCAGCCGCTCGGCGGCAAGGCGCAGTTCGGCGGCCAGCGATTGGGAGAGATGGAAGTGTGGGCGTTGCAGGCCTATGGGGCGGCGTCCACGCTGCAAGAGTTTCTTACCGTCAAGTCCGACGATGTGCCGGGTCGGTCGCGCATGTATGAAGCGATTGTCAAAGGTGAGCCGTTCCTCGAACCCGGGTTGCCTGAGTCGTTCAACGTGTTGGTCAAGGAATTACAGAGCTTGGGACTCGATGTAGAGTTGGTCAAGACACAAGACTAA
- a CDS encoding transcription termination/antitermination protein NusG — MTKNWYVIHTYAGFEGRVKTSLMERANQMGLVEKVGQVLVPTEDVIEIKDGKRRTSRRKFFPGYVLVELESPLGDETLQMIKETPKVTGFVGGGTVPTPLTNEEVESLLKQVDAGQAEPREQVKFIKSDNVRIIDGPFLGFNGVVDEVDQDHSRLKVMVSIFGRSTPVELGFLQVERI, encoded by the coding sequence ATGACAAAGAACTGGTACGTCATCCATACGTACGCGGGTTTTGAGGGACGAGTGAAGACCAGCCTCATGGAGCGTGCAAATCAAATGGGGCTGGTTGAAAAGGTCGGGCAGGTGCTCGTTCCGACCGAGGACGTGATTGAAATTAAGGACGGGAAGCGACGGACTTCTCGGCGAAAGTTCTTTCCGGGCTATGTCCTCGTGGAGTTGGAGTCCCCGTTGGGAGACGAGACCTTGCAGATGATCAAGGAGACGCCGAAAGTGACGGGGTTTGTCGGCGGAGGGACGGTACCGACGCCCTTGACCAATGAGGAAGTGGAATCCTTGCTCAAGCAGGTCGATGCGGGCCAAGCCGAGCCTCGAGAGCAGGTCAAATTCATTAAAAGCGACAACGTTCGTATCATCGATGGTCCCTTCCTGGGGTTCAACGGGGTGGTCGATGAAGTCGATCAAGACCATAGCCGATTGAAGGTGATGGTGAGCATCTTCGGCCGCTCGACTCCGGTGGAATTGGGGTTCTTGCAGGTAGAACGAATTTAG
- a CDS encoding protein secE translates to MFKRMTDSIRLFVTDVRAELKKVSFPTRAETIGSTTVVIVFCILMSLYLSVIDSFLSWLVGKFI, encoded by the coding sequence ATGTTTAAGCGTATGACAGATTCGATTCGACTGTTCGTGACGGACGTGCGGGCGGAGTTGAAAAAAGTGTCCTTTCCCACGCGTGCGGAAACGATCGGTTCGACAACGGTGGTGATCGTGTTTTGTATCTTGATGTCGCTGTACTTGTCCGTCATTGACTCATTCCTTTCATGGTTGGTCGGCAAATTCATTTAA
- a CDS encoding 50S ribosomal protein L11 has product MAKEVSAQIKLQIPAGKANPAPPVGPSLGQHGVNIMEFCKQFNARTQKEGDSIIPVIITVYKDRTFSFIMKTPPASDLLKKAAGIIKGSGVPQKDKVGKITRQQLNDIARKKMGDLNAADVDGAAKIIEGTARSMGIVIQG; this is encoded by the coding sequence ATGGCGAAAGAAGTTTCAGCGCAGATTAAATTGCAAATTCCGGCCGGCAAGGCCAATCCGGCTCCTCCTGTCGGCCCCTCGCTGGGTCAGCACGGGGTCAACATCATGGAGTTTTGCAAGCAGTTTAATGCCAGGACTCAAAAAGAAGGGGACAGTATCATTCCGGTCATCATTACAGTCTACAAGGACCGTACCTTCAGTTTCATCATGAAGACCCCTCCGGCCTCTGATCTCCTGAAGAAGGCCGCCGGGATCATCAAGGGGTCCGGTGTTCCACAGAAGGATAAAGTCGGAAAGATCACCAGGCAGCAGTTGAACGACATCGCCCGCAAGAAAATGGGGGATCTCAACGCGGCCGACGTGGACGGGGCAGCCAAAATCATCGAAGGGACCGCTCGTAGCATGGGCATCGTCATTCAAGGCTAA
- the rpmG gene encoding 50S ribosomal protein L33 (in Escherichia coli BM108, a mutation that results in lack of L33 synthesis had no effect on ribosome synthesis or function; there are paralogous genes in several bacterial genomes, and a CXXC motif for zinc binding and an upstream regulation region of the paralog lacking this motif that are regulated by zinc similar to other ribosomal proteins like L31; the proteins in this group have the CXXC motif), with product MREIIDLACTTCKQRNYSSMKNKKNDPDRLERNKFCKFCRKHTPHKEVK from the coding sequence ATGCGAGAAATTATTGATTTGGCCTGCACGACGTGTAAGCAGCGGAATTACTCGTCCATGAAGAACAAGAAAAACGATCCGGATCGGTTGGAGCGAAACAAATTCTGTAAGTTCTGCCGAAAGCATACGCCTCATAAGGAAGTGAAGTAA